TATCCCGGCATGGCCTTGATGCTCGCAGGTCTCTTAGTGGGAGGCTGGCTTTTGCCCGGTCCCAGGCCGGTGGGCCAGGTCACTTTCGATGTGCACACGCTGCTCTACGCGGCCCTGGCGGTCATCATGGGATTGCAGGCGGTTTGGTTCGCCATTCTGACCAAAGTGTTCGCGGTGGGCGAGCGTCTCATGCCCCCCGATCCTTGGATCTCCCGCTTTCGCAAATATTTTCCCCTGGAACTGGGTTTGTTGGTCGGAGGGTTGCTGGTGGCGGGCGGCTTGGTGGGCTCAATCGCCGCGGTTTATGTCTGGAGCCAGCGCAATTTCGGTGTCCTGGATCCAGGCAAAATGCTTCGGATGATCATCCCCAGCGTGTCCGCCATGGTCATCGGAGGCCAGGTGATCCTCGCCAGTTTCTTCCTCAGCGTTCTAAGTCTCCGCCGTTCGCGCGTGGATCCGGCATGAAACCAGTGGACCGCCTGCTGCGCTCCTGGCGCTGCTATCATGCGGCGGCGCTCCTTCCGCCGGACGCGAAACTCCTCGACATCGGCTGCGGCGACGGATGGTTCCTGCGCCGGCTGGAACGTAAAGGACGACTGGCCTCCGGACTCGGCGTCGATCAGGATCCCGTCTCGCAACCCGGCGGGGAACGGATCGCGTTCCGCCAAGGCTCGCTGCCCGGCTTGGAACTCGGGTCGGCTGAATTTGACGCGATCACGATGATCGCGGTCCTGGAACACTTCCCGGAACAAGTGCTCGAAGACTCCGTACGCTGCTGCCACCGGTGGCTCCGGCCGGGCGGCAAGGTCATTCTGACCGTGCCGTCGCCTCGAGTGGATGACATCCTCCATCTCTTGATCCGCCTGCGGCTGGCGGACGGAACCCACGTGGAGGAACACCACGGCTACGAAGTGGATCGGACGAGGCCGTTGTTCGAATCCGCGGGATTCGTTTGCGAACTTCACAAAACATTCCAGCTCGGACTCAACCACCTGTTCGTGTTTCGGAAGCCGGGATGAACGCGAAAACTCCCCTCGCTTCGAACTGGGAACGCCTGATCCCCTGGGGATTCGGCGTGTTTGCCGTCTGGCTGGCCATCCAGCATCGCGAAACACTGAACACGGACGGCGTGGCCTATTTGCGGCTGGCTTCCTACTGGTCGGAGGGAAAATGGGGACTGGCGATATCGGGATATTGGGGACCCCTGTTGCCGTGGATCATGGCGCTCTTTCTCCGGATCGGGGTCGAGTCCTTGCTGGCGGCGCATTTGGCGATGGCTGTCTCCGCCGCTTTGTTTGCATGGAATGCGCACCAGCTGTTTTTACGATTGAAGATTCCGACCATCGTTCGCATGGGTGCGAACTTCGCGACCGGAATGGCGGCCGCGGTTTGGTCCTCGGCTCAAATCTCGCCGGACTTGCTCGTGGGTTCATGGATCCTGGCCGCATTGGGAGCGATGATGGAGCAGGAGCGAAGCGCCACGACCAAGGGCCTTCTCCGTGTGGCCTTCTATTGGTCGATGGCTTACCACGCGAAGGCCATTGCGCTCCCGCTCGCGTTGGCCACAACGCTGGCGGCATGGCTGGCTCAAAGGCTGCAGCAGCGGGGAGACGGCACCTCCACGCGATCCTGGGCGAAATTGGCCGGGCTCATCTTCCTCTTTTCGGCTCCTTGGATTCTGGTGTTATCGCTGAAGTACGGAACACCGACCTTCTCGACAACCGGCAAAATCGCGCACGCGATCGTTGGGCCGTCCGATCAGGAAAGGTATCATCCGTTTGGTCGTACCCTTCATCAGCCCGAGCCAGGCCGCCTCACGGCATGGGAGGATCCGAGCCGCATGGCCTATCGCTATTGGTCACCCTTTGAGAGCCGGGCCTATTTCGACCATCAACTCGGTTTGCTCTACGAGAATTCACTGACCATTCTCGGTTTGCTTTGGACACTGGATGGGGTGGGTTTCGGGTTGGCCGCGCTGATCGCCTCCCTGGCCTGGTGGCGTTCCAAGGAGCCGTTGCGATTGGCTGCTTCGCCGGTCCTTTATCTCGTGGCACCCGTCATGTTCGCGGCGGCCGCGCATGGCTTCACGTATGTTCAAACGGTGGACCTGCGTTATTTCTTCTTTGCTCAGCCATTACTTCTGGCGCTGTGCCTCGTGGGAATCGAGCGTTGGAATTGGATTCAGTCGAGGCGGCCACTTGGACGCGCGTTGGTGATCGCCTCCTTTCTGGCTGTGCCCGGATCGGAGCTATCCCGCGTGATTTCCCCCGCGCCGGCAACAGCCACTCAGGTTGGCAAAGCCATGGCGGACCGTCTGAAGCAAGCCAACGTCGTTCAACCCATTGCGGGAAGTGCATTCTACCAGGGACAGAGGATTGGACTCTATGTCGCTTACTTCCTCGGAACGACATGGATCGGGGATAGCCCGACTGATCCCGCTCCCCTCGTTGGAAGCGCTTCGTCCACAACTGTTATCATTCATCGAAACTCGCCGTTTTCCGCAGCATTGACCGCATCGGGCTTGTGGCGCTCCTTGGATGAACAACTGTTCACCTCTCCGACAGAAGCTCAAGGGTTTCCGCTTGAGGCATTTGTGCGTTCTCGTCCTTGAGACTGGCACAAAGCGTGCGTCAGGGATTCAGGCGGGGCAAATTCCGCCGATAGAAAGGAAAGAGCGTGCAAACTCGTTTCGGGAGTGTTAATTTGCCTTTAGAAGTCCAAAGGCAATTCGTGTTTTCCGAGGTTGACACACGTTCTCCCGCGGAGGTGGAAAGCCAGGTTCAAGCGATTTACCTGGAGATGTTTCCTCACGGCAACCCCGGTTTCACTTCAACCGCGTTTGCGCTCGCGAAGCGTTGCTTTGAGGGTGAATATCCTGGTTACCAAGCGATCGACGCTCGCTACCACGATTTTGAACACACGCTGCAAGGAACCCTTTGTTTGGCCAGAATCCTCCAAGGCCGGCATCGCGCAGGGGTCGCCCCTGTATCCGACGCCAGGCGTTTCGAACTGTCCATCCTCGCGATTCTGCTCCACGACACGGGATATTTGAAGGTGGTCGGCGACAACGAAGGCACGGGTGCGAAATACACGCTGGTTCACGTCCATCGCAGCGCCGAGTTTGCCAAGAAGTTGTTGCAGGGGCATGGAGTTCCTGCGGCCGACATCACCGAAGTGCAAAACATGATTCGGTGCACCGGCGTGAACGTGGATCTCTCCGGAATTCCATTTGGATCGGAGTTGGAACGTCTTCATGGATTCGCCCTCGGTTCGGCCGACCTGCTCGGGCAAATGGCGGCCAGGGATTACATCGACAAACTTCCCATTCTTTTCTCCGAGTTCGCGGAATCCGCCGCCTACAACGCCGGGAAAATGACCGCTGGGGGAACCTTCGCCAGTGCGGACGATTTGATGCGGAAGACCCCTCTCTTCTGGGAAAAATACGTCCTGCCCAAACTCCAGCGTGATTTCCTCGGCATGTATCGCTTTCTGGCCTTACCCTATCCCGACGGGCCCAACTGCTACGTGGCCAGCATCGAAGCGAACATCGACATGTTGAGACGGAAAATGGCTGAAGTCGCGGGCTGAATTCTCCAGGTTGCGAAGCTGCAGCGGTTGAACCTTCGATCGGCAGTTCAACGTGGTGAACATGGGCAAAGGCCTTTCCCAAGTTTGGATGAATCACCTTTCGGATTCACCTCAACTTTCGGCAGGCCTTTGACGCTCAAGCTCTGGCGCATCTCGACGCGGCTGAATTGCCGTTTCATGCAAAAAACTCCGCCGGGCCGAGGTGCGGAAGGGTGAGTATCTTCAGCATCAGGTGAGTCGGCAGGTTCAAGGAAGCCGAGGCTACGGTCTTCTTAATCGAAAAAACTGGCGCGCGGGGTCCAGCGTAACGCTGACACGATGCATTCCCCCGATGGGAATCCCGCCTGTACCGAGGTTTTGCCAATTCGGATTCACCAGGTCCAAGGCGCTTTCCAACACAAACCCCGTGCTGGTGGATGGCCAGGACAATTCGAACCGGTCCCCGTTCAGACGAAAGGTTAATATGGGAGGGATCACCACGGGTTCCGGGCTGATATTCAACTTGAATAGGGTGGAAGCCGATTGCCCGCCTGGATCCGTCACGGTCACTCGAACTTCGGTGCTCCCACCGCCGCCCCCGGCGGCTTTCACCACAAGGCGCCGTTCAAAACCTGTTCCCTGAAATTCGAGAAATGCCAAAGCCGGCTGGGACACCACTCCAGCCACCTGAAGTTCGTCGAATGGACTTTCTTGATCGGCCACGTAGAACACGATGGGAGCGCTTGTCTTGCCGGCTTCCAAACGCAACTCGGGGAAAGAAGTCAGTTCCGGCGGAGTGTTGAATCCTTGGAAGGTGGCGCGGAAGGACGCGGTCGAGATTCCCCCGGCCGGATCCTCGGCTTTCACAACGACCGTCACCGTCCCGCTCGCCTGCGGCATGGGCTGGGCGCGCAGCAGCCATCCACCGTCCACGAATTCGAACGTAATCGCCGAAGAGGGCAGCAGACTTGTGAAATCGCTGGTCGCGGAAAACTTCAACAACGCCAGGTCGTGATCGGCGTCCTGCACGTTCAACCGAAAGACAAGAGCCTGGCCGGACCCGCTGAATTTCTCGGAGATCGGCCCCAACCGCGGTGGCAAATTCGGAGGAGGCGCTGTCGGACTCACCAGGAGTTCGAAGGAATCCGTCGATTCCTGTGCGCTCGAATCACGCACCCGGATGGTCACCGTGGCCCGCCCCGACAAACCTCTCGCGGGCGTGATCGTCAATGATCTCGAGCTGCCCGCGCCGCCAAGCACCAAGCCGGAAGGTGGCACCAGCACGGAATCGGTGGAAGTGACGGTGACCAGAAGATCCGATGCGGGTGTTTCACGATCAGACACCGTGAAATCAAGCCGCACGGATTGATTTTGGACCAGCGACTGGTTGCCCGTGTCGGAGATCACTGGAAACGCGTTGGGTGAGCTGACCACCACGAGGAAGTTGACGCTGGCCACCCCGCCGTCCGGATCCAGCAAGGCCAGGGTGATAGTCGAGAATCCGCTTTGTCCCGGGAGCGGGCGCACGACCATTTTGCGTTGAGAACCGGTGCCCGTGAATTGAACCCGTCCATCGGGCACCACCGCCGGGTTGCTTGAAGTGGCGAAAAGCAGGAGGTTCGCGACCTCGGTCTCGACATCGCTCAAGGTCAACGTGATCTCGTCGCTCACCCCGTCCATCGCGATGGGAAGATTCGGTACCGCACTGAGACTCGGGGCGTCGTTCACCGGTGCCACATCCACCCGGAAGGTTCGCTCGACAAAAAAGCCGTCCTTGTCCTGCAATTTTATCGTGATGTTTGCGCCACCAACAGGCCCCGTCCCGAATTGGTTGGTTCGAGGCGAGAGGGTTAGGGATCGTGTTGCGCCCGACCCGCCAAGCCTCACTCCCTCGTCCGCAAACAAGTTCGTATTCGAGTGTTTGACCGACAGGATCAAATCCGCCGCCGCCGTGGTGTCGTCCGAAAGATTCAAACTGAGGTTCAGGACGGTATCCTCGTTCATGGTGACAGGGGATGCCGGTACTCCTCCGAGGACGGGCGTCACGGGCGAAACGCAGGATTGAAGTTCGCTTGTCGTCAGTTCCAGAGCCCAGCCTCCGGTCACCGATCCGCCATCCACGGTAATGGAGTCGGAGACAAACAAACTCCAAGTGCCTGGCGCCGATTTGCCATGAAGCGTGGTTAAATCCTGACTGTAAGGCGGCCCCGGCGCGGGAGCGAGCAAGGGCAGAGCGGACGGGGCGGCGGACGGACGGTAACTCCCGGAAACGAGTGGTCCAGCGGCCGCGATCGAGGCAGTGGCGCCGGCATCGAAAGTCAGAGCGACGCCACTCGCGGAGACATCCCCTCCCACCCCGTTCATGAGGATGATCTTGTCCCCTAGCGGCGAAACCAGCAGCGCCTGGAGATCGTGGGGCCGCGAGTGGGCAACGCCGAAAAGCCTCACTTTAACTCCGCTCACGGTCCCGGCAAACGTTGGCGGGACCGTCACCGTAGAGGGAAAAACGGAACCCTGCCCAATCGAAGGCACGAGGATGGCCGTGGCATTGGCAAAAGACGAAGTGGTGGTAACGTCCTTCCCGAGCCGAATCTCGAATGGCAAGATCTCGGTCCCAACCGCGCCTACGACCACCTGGACAGAAGGCTTTACGACATCGCCGGGAGAACCGATTGGGAGGAAAGACAGGTCCGCCTCGAAACGGTCACCCGGGGCGACGGGTCCGGCGATAAACCTCGCTCCGAACGATCCTGTCACACCGTTGGTATTCAGAACAAAGATCGAAAGGGAAACGAGTGGTGTGGAGGATTGATTGGTGAAGGCGAAGCGCATTTCCACGAACTCGCCAGGATCCACAGCGCCATTGCCGCCGGAAGTCCCGGCGGCCACCAGTGCGTTGCCGGGCACACCGCAGCTTTCGCGCACCAATACCACCGGGTTCGAGGAAGCCGCCCCAACCAGAGCGGCGCGCAGATCTGAGTTCGCTCCGAATCCCACAGACGCGAGGATCAACAAGCTGGCCAATCGGGAGGTATTCACAGGAAGAACGACGTTGTCAGGTTGATTGGAACCGTTTCGGGTCAGCCTAGCACAACCCCGAGGAAGTAGCCAGTCCGCCTTCGGAAAATCAATCGCGGGTGGTGAGACCGAAGTCTGCCGGATCCCCGACTAGAACTTGGAAGAGTAGAGACGGAGCAGGGCCTCCGTTCCGAAGTGGTCCATCATGCCGCAGGCCACCAGGGCGAGAACCGGGGCGAGATCGACCCGCGCGATGGCGAGAGGGATGAAACGGACCGGTTCGAGTACGCGCCGGGCGGTGGCATTCACGTAGTTCCAAAAATCGTGATTGCCCAAATAGACGTAGCTGTTCACGAGGTGGAGGCCAAAAACCCACGCCAACGGCATGGCCCAAGCCAGATAGACGGACAAGGCGAGGGCCCCGCCCTGGCGCCACACTTGAGCTGACGGACGTATCTCGGGCACCAAACCCAGGGCGGCCATCGGAGTTTGCAATCCTGCCCACAGGCAGAGCACGGAAAGGGGAACGCCGAAAATCAACAACCAGGAAGGTAGCCTCACCAAGGGACCAAGATGCAACCTCACGAATCTTTGATACGTGACCGTGTCGGGCAGCTTCCGGTGCACGGCGGCAAGAAAGATTACACACCAGTAAAAAACGCCTGCGATTTTAAGGAAGGCGAGGGTCGAGTAAAGATACACCTTGCCGAGCTCTTGAACGCGGAAAGAAAAACGGACCACGCCCAGATCCAACACCGGCACCCATTGGTAGGCATCGCCCAGCCGTTGATAAAAGATGGGGCGAACCAAAAGGAGAAGGATCAACCCGGCGAGATAAACCCATGTCTTTTCCTGCCGCACCTCGATGCGCTTCAAAGTGGACAGCAACGAACCCGAGCCCGCGCGAATTGTCGGCGAAAGGTCAATGGACCGCCAATTGAGCCAGAGAAGGAGTGCGACGCAGTTCAAGATGACGTCGAGCAAACTCATGGTGAGTCGGGGCGCGGTGGATCCCCTGGGTCGATGAAGCGAGAGCCCGTTGAAATGCCCTACATCATGCGCAACAACGTGTCAGCCATCTCGCTTGGAGTCGCGGCGACCCCAATGCCGGCGGCTCGAAAGGCCTCGATTTTGGCAGCGGCAGTTCCTTTGCCCCCGCTGACAATGGCGCCCGCGTGTCCCATCCGCCGTCCCGGAGGAGCCGTCGCTCCGGCGATGAACCCTGCCACCGGTTTGGTGCCGTGACGGCGGATCCACTCCGCCGCGTCTTCCTCGCCATTCCCGCCGATTTCCCCAATCATGATGATCCCATGCGTGTCGGGATCCTTCATGAAAAGCTGAAGGACATCCAGGTGACTGGTCCCATTCACGGGATCTCCTCCGATGCCCACGCAGGTGGACTGCCCGACGCCGCGGCTGGTCAATTGCCAAACCGCCTCATAAGTCAACGTGCCACTGCGGGAAACCACGCCGATATTCCCCTGCTTATGAATGTAGCCGGGAGCGATACCGATCCGGCAGCCTCCGTGCGAATCTTTCCCTGGACCGGGACTGACCACGCCTGGACAGTTCGGCCCCACCAATCGAGTGCGGGATCCTTGCATCGCGCGTTTCACCCGAATCATGTCCATCACCGGAATTCCCTCCGTGATGCACACGACCACATCGAGTCCGGCGTCGATTCCTTCCAGGATCGCGTCCGCCGCGAAGGGTGGCGGGACGAAAATGGCCGAGGCGGTCGCGCCCGTGGCTTGGACCGCCTGGGAGACGGTGTCGAAGATGGGGACCTTGTTCTCGAAAAGTTGTCCTCCCTTGCCCGGAGTGACTCCAGCCACGACCCGGGTTCCGTAAGCCAGCGAAAGCTGGGCGTGGCGGGCGCCAAATGCACCGGTGATGCCCTGGATCAAGATCTTGGTGTCGGGTTGAATCAGAATGGCCATGGGAGAAAGCGTGAAGAGTGAGAGCTCGAATTCAAGCGCGAACGGCGGCGACGACTTTACGGGCGGCGTCGGCCATCGTGTCGCCGGAGATGATGGTCAGGCCAGATTCCGCAAGGGTCTGTTTGCCGGCCGCGACATTGTTGCCTTCCAAACGAACGACGAGCGGCAGTTTCAAACCGGTCTCGCGGACGGCCGCGACGATCCCGGTGGCAATGACATTGCAGTCCATGATGCCTCCGAAGATATTCACAAAAATGGCCTGCACATGCGGATCCTGCAGGATGATCTTGAAGGCGGCGGTCACTTGCTCCTTGCTGGCGCCTCCTCCGACGTCGAGAAAATTCGCGGGGGAACCGCCGAAATGCTGGATGATGTCCATGGTCGCCATGGCCAGACCGGCTCCATTCACCAAACACGCGATGGAGCCGTCGAGTTTGATGTAGTTGAGCTGATGCTTGCTCGCTTCGATTTCGAGCGGCGCCTCCTCGTTCAAATCGCGCATGGCGACGATCTCCGGGTGCCGGAAAAGAGCGTTGTCGTCGATCGAGATTTTGGCGTCCACCGCCACCATGTTTTCCGCCCCCGCGGCATCGCGCACGATGCACAGGGGATTGATCTCGACCATGGAGGCGTCGCATTCCCACCAAGTGCGGTAAACGTTGCCAATGAGTTTGGCGGCAGCACTCGCCAGAGCGCCCTGCAAGCCCAATCCGGCGGCAATCTTGCGCGCCTGGTAGGGTTGAATCCCGACGGCGGGATCGACCCACTCTTTGAGAATCTTCTCCGGAGTCTTGACCGCGACCTCCTCGATCTCCACACCGCCCTCCGTGCTGGCCATGATCAATGGACGGGA
Above is a genomic segment from Verrucomicrobiota bacterium containing:
- a CDS encoding class I SAM-dependent methyltransferase → MKPVDRLLRSWRCYHAAALLPPDAKLLDIGCGDGWFLRRLERKGRLASGLGVDQDPVSQPGGERIAFRQGSLPGLELGSAEFDAITMIAVLEHFPEQVLEDSVRCCHRWLRPGGKVILTVPSPRVDDILHLLIRLRLADGTHVEEHHGYEVDRTRPLFESAGFVCELHKTFQLGLNHLFVFRKPG
- the sucD gene encoding succinate--CoA ligase subunit alpha codes for the protein MAILIQPDTKILIQGITGAFGARHAQLSLAYGTRVVAGVTPGKGGQLFENKVPIFDTVSQAVQATGATASAIFVPPPFAADAILEGIDAGLDVVVCITEGIPVMDMIRVKRAMQGSRTRLVGPNCPGVVSPGPGKDSHGGCRIGIAPGYIHKQGNIGVVSRSGTLTYEAVWQLTSRGVGQSTCVGIGGDPVNGTSHLDVLQLFMKDPDTHGIIMIGEIGGNGEEDAAEWIRRHGTKPVAGFIAGATAPPGRRMGHAGAIVSGGKGTAAAKIEAFRAAGIGVAATPSEMADTLLRMM
- the sucC gene encoding ADP-forming succinate--CoA ligase subunit beta; this encodes MNLHEYQAKQLLAQRGVTVPLGQPCVTISEAEAAADKIFGSGQSLAVVKSQIHAGGRGKGIFKSGCKGGVKLAKSKEEVVELAKSMLGQVLVTKQTGPDGRKVQTLLVAAAETIVKEFYLAVLLDRNNSRPLIMASTEGGVEIEEVAVKTPEKILKEWVDPAVGIQPYQARKIAAGLGLQGALASAAAKLIGNVYRTWWECDASMVEINPLCIVRDAAGAENMVAVDAKISIDDNALFRHPEIVAMRDLNEEAPLEIEASKHQLNYIKLDGSIACLVNGAGLAMATMDIIQHFGGSPANFLDVGGGASKEQVTAAFKIILQDPHVQAIFVNIFGGIMDCNVIATGIVAAVRETGLKLPLVVRLEGNNVAAGKQTLAESGLTIISGDTMADAARKVVAAVRA